A single window of Mycolicibacterium aurum DNA harbors:
- a CDS encoding amidohydrolase: MSSTLFTGGVIWTGRDETDALLVVDGVVAAIGDDARGHDATTVDLGGGFLMPSFGDGHAHPLYGGLEAVGPAVRGCASVDEIVLAVKRFADENPDEEWIVGASYDGSLAEGGLFDARWLDAAVPDRPVVLRAWDYHTVWCNSVALERAGITADTPDPVLGSIPHRDDGSVLGTLREWGAVDLVMNVMPPRDEQLRIDALGTAADYYLARGVTWVQDAWVEPADVATYVEAARRDALRMRFNLALYADPRHFDSQITQFAEQRRLVEDAGNPLLTARTVKFFADGVVENETGALLAPYCSGLHSHSGGQERSDSGGNLGMRNWEGDTLAEAARQVDELGLQIHIHAIGDAAVRQALDAIEYVVAQNGSRDRRPVIAHCQLVDDDDLARFAALGVIPNMQPLWAQLDALMTVLTIPRLGTDRADKQYPINTLDTSGAPLAFGSDWPVSSGAPLDGIAVATSRRTSDGTPEGGWTPHEVLPPERALSSYTAGVANQAFAEGVWGVLAPGASADMVWLPRDPRSTPPLDLPAVGVRATYLRGEQMYLESKG, from the coding sequence ATGAGCTCGACTCTGTTCACCGGCGGCGTGATCTGGACCGGCCGGGACGAGACGGACGCACTGCTCGTCGTCGACGGTGTGGTCGCCGCGATCGGCGACGACGCGCGCGGACACGACGCGACGACCGTGGACCTGGGCGGCGGCTTCCTGATGCCGTCGTTCGGCGACGGCCATGCCCATCCCCTGTACGGGGGGCTGGAGGCGGTCGGTCCCGCGGTGCGCGGGTGCGCGTCGGTGGACGAGATCGTGCTCGCCGTCAAGCGTTTCGCCGACGAGAACCCTGACGAGGAGTGGATCGTCGGGGCCTCCTACGACGGAAGCCTGGCCGAAGGCGGCCTGTTCGACGCCCGGTGGCTCGACGCCGCGGTGCCGGACCGGCCGGTGGTGCTGCGGGCGTGGGACTACCACACGGTGTGGTGCAACTCGGTGGCGCTGGAGCGGGCCGGGATCACCGCCGACACCCCGGACCCGGTGCTCGGCTCCATCCCGCACCGCGACGACGGCTCGGTGCTCGGCACGCTGCGCGAATGGGGCGCCGTCGACCTGGTGATGAACGTGATGCCACCCCGCGACGAGCAGCTGCGCATCGACGCCCTCGGCACCGCCGCCGACTACTACCTCGCCCGTGGCGTCACGTGGGTGCAGGACGCGTGGGTCGAGCCCGCCGACGTCGCCACCTACGTCGAGGCGGCCCGCCGCGACGCGCTGCGCATGCGGTTCAATCTGGCGCTGTACGCCGATCCGCGCCACTTCGACAGTCAGATCACGCAATTCGCCGAGCAACGCCGTCTCGTCGAGGACGCGGGCAACCCGCTGCTGACCGCGCGGACGGTGAAGTTCTTCGCCGACGGCGTCGTCGAGAACGAGACCGGGGCGCTGCTGGCGCCGTACTGTTCGGGCCTGCACAGCCATTCCGGAGGGCAGGAGCGAAGCGACTCGGGGGGCAACCTTGGCATGCGGAACTGGGAAGGTGACACCCTCGCCGAGGCAGCCCGCCAGGTCGACGAACTGGGTTTGCAGATCCACATCCACGCCATCGGTGACGCCGCGGTCCGCCAGGCCTTGGATGCGATCGAATACGTTGTGGCACAGAACGGCTCGCGCGACAGACGACCGGTCATCGCGCACTGCCAGCTCGTCGACGACGACGACCTGGCGCGCTTCGCCGCTCTCGGGGTCATCCCGAACATGCAGCCGCTGTGGGCTCAGCTGGACGCGCTGATGACTGTGCTCACCATCCCGCGGCTCGGCACCGACCGCGCCGACAAGCAGTACCCGATCAACACGCTGGACACCTCCGGCGCGCCGCTGGCCTTCGGCTCGGATTGGCCTGTCTCCTCGGGTGCACCGCTGGACGGGATCGCGGTCGCGACGTCGCGCCGCACCTCCGACGGCACCCCCGAGGGCGGATGGACCCCGCACGAGGTGCTGCCTCCCGAGCGCGCGCTGTCCTCCTACACGGCGGGCGTGGCGAATCAGGCCTTCGCCGAGGGCGTCTGGGGGGTGCTGGCACCCGGAGCCAGCGCCGACATGGTCTGGCTGCCACGTGATCCTCGCTCCACTCCACCCCTGGACCTGCCCGCGGTAGGCGTCCGGGCCACCTATCTGCGTGGTGAGCAGATGTACCTCGAATCGAAAGGCTGA
- a CDS encoding nitrilase-related carbon-nitrogen hydrolase, with product MIVLTAPAAPPLSRSTESARPPLRVGVVQHRWRADAAELAQVLRSGIDQAAAAGATAVFLPEITLLRYPADQPGGDNPGALAEDLTDGPTFALAAESATANGIFVHASLYQRSPGPDGLGLNTAILVSPAGELVAKTHKLHIPISAGYYEDTYFRPGPADDPYPVYAPEGLDARIGLPTCWDEWFPEVARSYSLGGAEIVVYPTAIGSEPVFPDFDTRPLWQQVIVANGISSGVFMIVPNRVGDEGAVTFYGSSFISDPYGRVLIQAPRDEEAVLVADLDLDQRRDWLELFPFLLTRRPDTYGALTKPVDTQAPYGTGHGATAVVK from the coding sequence ATGATCGTTCTCACGGCCCCCGCCGCGCCGCCACTGTCGCGCTCGACGGAGTCTGCGCGTCCGCCGTTGCGCGTCGGCGTGGTCCAGCACCGATGGCGCGCCGACGCCGCGGAGCTGGCGCAGGTCCTGCGGTCGGGGATCGACCAGGCCGCCGCCGCCGGGGCGACGGCCGTGTTCCTGCCCGAGATCACGCTGCTGCGGTACCCGGCTGATCAGCCGGGCGGCGACAATCCCGGCGCGCTCGCCGAGGATCTGACCGACGGTCCCACCTTCGCGCTCGCGGCCGAATCCGCCACCGCGAACGGCATCTTCGTGCACGCCTCGCTCTACCAACGCTCCCCCGGGCCCGACGGTCTCGGACTGAACACGGCGATATTGGTCTCTCCCGCAGGCGAATTGGTAGCCAAGACACACAAGCTGCACATTCCGATCTCGGCGGGTTACTACGAGGACACCTACTTCCGGCCCGGTCCCGCCGACGATCCCTACCCGGTGTATGCACCCGAGGGGCTCGACGCTCGCATCGGACTGCCGACCTGCTGGGACGAGTGGTTTCCCGAGGTGGCGCGTAGCTACTCCCTGGGCGGCGCCGAGATCGTGGTCTACCCGACCGCCATCGGCTCCGAGCCGGTGTTTCCCGACTTCGACACCCGCCCGCTGTGGCAGCAGGTCATCGTCGCCAACGGCATCTCCAGTGGCGTGTTCATGATCGTGCCCAACCGGGTCGGCGACGAGGGGGCCGTCACGTTCTACGGGTCGTCGTTCATCTCAGATCCCTACGGGCGCGTGCTGATCCAGGCGCCACGCGATGAGGAGGCGGTGCTGGTGGCCGATCTTGATCTCGACCAGCGACGGGACTGGCTGGAGCTGTTCCCGTTCCTGCTCACCCGCCGCCCTGACACCTACGGAGCGTTGACGAAACCCGTTGACACACAGGCACCGTACGGCACCGGCCACGGCGCCACGGCGGTGGTCAAATGA
- a CDS encoding TetR/AcrR family transcriptional regulator C-terminal domain-containing protein — translation MGRPSKPLLSVDLIAQAALDLVRSTGGFTMPGVARKLRVQPSSLYNHVSGRDAIVELLRERAMSEVQLPADDPDLPWRDVVAGIARSYRSSFARYPQLIPLLTEYAVNSPQALTMYNALAVTLRRAGFSPADTLRSITLVDSFVLGAALDVAAPDEPWRTRDEVGPELAAALATGAPKPQRADDAFEYGLAVLLRGLEP, via the coding sequence ATGGGCCGACCGTCGAAGCCACTGCTGTCGGTCGACCTGATCGCGCAGGCGGCCCTGGACCTCGTGCGCAGCACAGGCGGATTCACGATGCCGGGGGTCGCGCGCAAGCTGCGGGTGCAGCCGTCGTCGCTGTACAACCACGTGTCCGGGCGCGACGCGATCGTCGAGTTGCTGCGCGAGCGCGCCATGTCGGAGGTGCAGCTTCCCGCCGACGATCCGGACCTGCCGTGGCGTGACGTCGTGGCCGGCATCGCGCGTTCCTACCGGTCCAGCTTCGCGCGTTACCCCCAGCTGATCCCGCTGCTCACCGAGTACGCCGTCAACAGCCCGCAGGCCCTGACGATGTACAACGCGCTGGCCGTGACGTTGCGCCGGGCGGGCTTCAGCCCGGCGGACACCCTGCGGTCGATCACGCTGGTGGACAGCTTCGTGCTGGGCGCAGCGCTCGACGTGGCCGCGCCGGACGAGCCGTGGCGCACCCGCGACGAGGTCGGCCCCGAGCTGGCGGCGGCACTCGCGACCGGTGCGCCCAAACCGCAGCGCGCCGACGACGCCTTCGAGTACGGGCTGGCGGTACTGCTGCGGGGTCTGGAGCCGTGA
- a CDS encoding SDR family NAD(P)-dependent oxidoreductase yields the protein MDLGLTGKRFAVTGGTRGIGRAVVEGLLAEGAAVAYCARTAEAVTQAQTELTAGGAAALGTAVDVGDADAVTAWVASAAESLGGLDGVVANVSALAIPETAENWRTTFEVDLLGTVSLVDAALPHLLAAGSGSIVTISSVSGREIDFAAGPYGTMKAAITHYTQGVAYKYAAQGVRANTVSPGNTYFPGGVWPSIEENNPELFAQALALNPTGRMATPQEVANAVVFLSSSAASFITGTNLLVDGALTRGVQL from the coding sequence ATGGACCTTGGACTGACAGGTAAGCGCTTCGCCGTCACCGGCGGCACCCGTGGCATCGGCCGCGCCGTGGTGGAGGGACTTCTCGCCGAGGGCGCCGCGGTCGCCTACTGCGCGCGCACCGCCGAAGCGGTGACGCAGGCGCAGACGGAACTGACCGCCGGTGGCGCGGCCGCGCTCGGCACCGCCGTCGACGTGGGCGACGCCGACGCGGTGACCGCGTGGGTGGCCTCGGCTGCGGAATCGCTCGGCGGGCTCGACGGCGTGGTCGCCAACGTCAGTGCGCTGGCCATCCCCGAGACAGCAGAGAACTGGCGCACCACGTTCGAGGTCGACCTGCTGGGCACCGTCAGCCTGGTCGACGCCGCACTTCCGCATCTGCTCGCCGCGGGCAGCGGATCGATCGTGACGATCTCCAGCGTGTCGGGCCGTGAGATCGATTTCGCGGCAGGACCCTACGGCACCATGAAGGCCGCGATCACCCACTACACCCAGGGAGTCGCGTACAAATATGCGGCGCAAGGGGTTCGGGCGAACACCGTCAGCCCCGGCAACACCTACTTCCCCGGCGGGGTGTGGCCGTCGATCGAGGAGAACAACCCGGAACTGTTCGCCCAGGCGCTGGCGCTGAACCCGACGGGCCGGATGGCGACGCCGCAGGAGGTCGCCAACGCGGTGGTGTTCCTGTCCAGTTCCGCCGCCAGCTTCATCACCGGCACCAACCTCCTCGTCGACGGCGCGCTCACCCGCGGCGTCCAGCTCTAG
- a CDS encoding acetamidase/formamidase family protein, giving the protein MDHVTFIPTPEQFAFTFGGAEPVMRIRPSTVLTLWTEDAYGGRITSAADVATSALDTEDLNPQTGPFWIDGAEPGDTLAVHLVDLTPARSWGASTLIPFFGGLTSVPASPTLQDPLPERTYIYEYDSAAKTVAFRAQGSDFSLALPANPMLGTIGVAPKRREVRTSLVPDAFGGNMDTPEMAAGATCFLRVNVPGALFSLGDGHYRQGEGESCGTAVEGAMHVTVIVDLIKGGGPTWPRLETDTHLMCVGSGRPLEEAWRAGQVEMITWLGELYGLDRLDAYQLLTQISLTPIANVVDTNYSAVTKIDKRLLPAAPAYAGMHAELRSAARSLGSISY; this is encoded by the coding sequence ATGGACCACGTCACCTTCATCCCGACGCCCGAACAGTTCGCCTTCACCTTCGGCGGCGCGGAGCCGGTCATGCGGATCCGGCCGTCGACCGTGCTGACCCTGTGGACCGAGGACGCCTACGGCGGGCGGATCACCAGCGCCGCCGACGTCGCCACCTCCGCACTGGACACCGAGGACCTGAACCCGCAGACCGGGCCGTTCTGGATCGACGGCGCCGAACCCGGTGACACGCTGGCCGTCCACCTGGTCGACCTCACGCCGGCCCGCAGCTGGGGTGCCTCCACCCTGATCCCGTTCTTCGGCGGGCTGACGAGTGTGCCTGCCAGCCCCACGCTGCAGGACCCGCTTCCCGAGCGCACCTACATCTACGAATACGATTCTGCGGCAAAGACAGTGGCGTTTCGCGCGCAGGGCAGCGACTTCAGCCTGGCGTTGCCCGCCAATCCGATGCTGGGCACCATCGGCGTGGCCCCCAAGCGCCGCGAGGTGCGGACCTCCTTGGTGCCCGACGCGTTCGGCGGCAACATGGACACCCCGGAGATGGCGGCCGGTGCCACGTGCTTCCTGCGGGTCAACGTGCCCGGCGCGCTGTTCTCCCTCGGCGACGGGCACTACCGCCAGGGTGAGGGCGAGTCGTGCGGGACCGCTGTCGAGGGCGCGATGCACGTCACCGTGATCGTCGACCTGATCAAGGGCGGTGGCCCGACGTGGCCCCGCCTGGAAACCGACACCCATCTGATGTGCGTGGGTTCGGGGCGTCCGCTGGAGGAGGCATGGCGTGCCGGTCAGGTCGAGATGATCACCTGGCTGGGCGAGTTGTACGGCCTCGACCGGCTCGACGCCTATCAGCTGCTCACCCAGATCTCGCTGACTCCGATCGCCAACGTCGTGGACACCAACTACAGCGCGGTGACCAAGATCGACAAGCGGCTGCTGCCCGCCGCCCCGGCCTATGCGGGCATGCATGCGGAATTGCGTTCGGCAGCAAGATCTCTCGGCTCCATCTCGTACTGA
- a CDS encoding nitroreductase family deazaflavin-dependent oxidoreductase, whose translation MGEDDLSGERDFNQRNIDEFRANGGKVGGQFEGFPLLLLTSTGAKSGQPRVTPTAYFEIDGRIYIVGSAAGRDSDPAWAFNLRAHPEASVEIGTDPPRPVAARELPRAERDAIYPAVVEQAPGFAEYEKRTDRVIPVFELVPA comes from the coding sequence ATGGGTGAGGACGACCTGAGCGGCGAACGCGATTTCAACCAGCGCAACATCGACGAGTTCCGCGCCAACGGCGGCAAGGTCGGCGGCCAGTTCGAGGGATTCCCGCTGCTGCTGCTGACCTCGACGGGAGCCAAGAGCGGTCAGCCCCGCGTGACCCCGACCGCGTACTTCGAGATCGACGGGCGGATCTACATCGTGGGCTCGGCCGCAGGCCGCGACAGCGATCCGGCGTGGGCGTTCAACCTGCGCGCCCACCCCGAGGCCAGCGTGGAGATCGGCACCGACCCGCCTCGGCCCGTCGCCGCTCGGGAGCTGCCGCGCGCCGAACGGGACGCGATCTATCCCGCCGTCGTCGAGCAGGCGCCGGGCTTCGCCGAGTACGAGAAGCGCACCGACCGCGTCATCCCCGTGTTCGAGCTGGTGCCGGCCTAG